From one Verrucomicrobiia bacterium genomic stretch:
- a CDS encoding glycosyltransferase family 2 protein yields MVSVIMPTANRPKLLKVAIASVLNQTGGHLIKEIIVSENGQNRDSQAVCESFGDARIKYEYLDPAQPHPARSMNLYGQASADYVATLHDDDWWFPGYLQRAYDSLKTYGTEAFFCDWNFYTSETICEYSSAKNYALWFGSGFPAVTAPWNLSPKQLALGSLPCTPIHLSTGLWKRETLNRCFTLLTEFYNPYDCDRLVAAEIARYGGITFSPEPLVCIRHHQQQDGKRFSEAMREPYVTGTTKHVIALCNHMGVDIRKEIDELIRQCPPAVLLPCMRNFHPFVIAELERQNLIGPKFSEWLAWDKKRKFNKRVARWIPPVITEKI; encoded by the coding sequence ATGGTAAGCGTCATCATGCCAACGGCCAACCGGCCGAAACTCTTGAAGGTGGCCATCGCCTCCGTCCTGAATCAGACGGGCGGTCATCTCATCAAGGAGATCATCGTCTCGGAGAACGGGCAGAACCGTGATTCACAGGCCGTCTGCGAAAGTTTTGGTGATGCCCGGATCAAGTATGAGTATCTGGACCCAGCCCAGCCTCATCCAGCCCGAAGCATGAACCTTTACGGTCAGGCGAGCGCGGACTATGTCGCCACGCTTCATGATGATGACTGGTGGTTTCCTGGCTATTTGCAGCGGGCTTACGACAGCCTGAAGACTTATGGCACCGAAGCGTTTTTCTGCGATTGGAATTTCTACACTTCCGAAACCATTTGCGAATATTCGTCTGCCAAGAATTACGCTCTCTGGTTTGGTTCCGGGTTTCCGGCTGTGACCGCTCCGTGGAATCTGAGTCCGAAGCAACTGGCACTGGGTTCTCTGCCTTGCACCCCTATCCACCTCTCGACCGGGCTGTGGAAAAGGGAGACTTTGAACCGTTGTTTCACCCTGCTGACGGAGTTCTACAATCCTTACGATTGTGACCGTTTGGTGGCGGCTGAAATCGCGCGTTATGGCGGCATCACTTTCAGCCCGGAACCGCTGGTCTGCATCCGTCATCATCAGCAACAGGATGGCAAGCGCTTCAGTGAAGCGATGCGGGAGCCTTACGTGACTGGCACCACCAAGCACGTCATCGCCTTGTGTAATCATATGGGGGTGGACATCAGAAAAGAGATCGATGAACTGATCCGACAATGTCCTCCCGCCGTGCTGTTGCCCTGCATGCGCAATTTTCATCCTTTCGTCATCGCCGAACTGGAACGGCAGAACCTGATCGGTCCCAAGTTCAGTGAGTGGCTCGCTTGGGATAAGAAACGGAAGTTCAACAAACGGGTGGCCCGCTGGATCCCTCCGGTCATCACAGAGAAAATTTAA
- a CDS encoding thiamine pyrophosphate-binding protein yields MKIKVSDLIARFFDEKGITHAFGIIGSANAHIFDSIFNKSNIELICNHHEQACTMAVQTYWKITGKPTFALVTAGAGSSNAITGVLSAWADSIPCLILSGQENARYITPDHDLRMYGIQGYDSPFAVSKMTKYASRVMDPQQVLFELEKAWHYATTGRPGPCWVDFPMNVQGAMVEEDTLPHFTPEAEEKSAPATLSGAALQQEVTKALTALRSAKRPLLWLGVGVRMADAVEDVRKMVDQLGIPALVTWSAIDLLPSEHPLIVGRAGAYGQRAANLILQNSDYVLAIGTRMAILQVGYEISEFARDASTITVVDIDPTELKKYPSRFNHNVCADAGDFIRTVLASNPPAPTTEQTQWVQRCQNTCRKFPWIGPEHEDKEGFINSYPFMAKLRPHFKPDQVIVTDMGTALLSGHQALSITPPQRLLTSQGLGEMGFGLPGAIGASFALNRGEVMCLNCDGGIMMNLQELQTMAHHQLPIKLFIFNNDGYLMIKHTQKAILKGRYSGTDRKSGVSCPDFSKLAAVFGFPAWQIRTWEDFDKVLPEVQAHQGPCIVEVFMHPEQYFHPKLSLAVQKDGTLVSPPLEDLSPLLPREVLREEMITGLHPKSLGLQP; encoded by the coding sequence ATGAAAATTAAAGTCAGCGATTTGATCGCCCGTTTTTTTGATGAAAAAGGCATCACTCATGCCTTCGGCATCATCGGCTCTGCCAATGCCCACATTTTCGATTCCATCTTTAACAAGTCGAACATCGAGCTGATCTGCAACCATCATGAGCAGGCTTGCACGATGGCGGTGCAAACTTATTGGAAAATCACGGGCAAACCCACCTTCGCGCTTGTGACCGCAGGTGCCGGTTCCAGCAATGCCATCACCGGCGTGCTTTCTGCCTGGGCGGACTCGATCCCCTGCCTGATCCTTTCCGGTCAGGAAAACGCCCGTTATATCACGCCGGATCATGATCTGCGCATGTATGGCATCCAAGGTTATGACAGCCCGTTCGCGGTCAGCAAAATGACCAAATACGCGAGCCGTGTCATGGACCCGCAACAAGTTCTTTTTGAACTGGAGAAAGCCTGGCACTACGCCACCACTGGCCGTCCTGGGCCTTGTTGGGTGGATTTTCCGATGAATGTGCAGGGAGCCATGGTGGAAGAGGATACTCTCCCTCACTTCACACCGGAAGCAGAAGAAAAGTCAGCCCCGGCAACACTGTCCGGAGCAGCCTTGCAACAGGAAGTGACTAAGGCTCTCACGGCTTTGCGTAGCGCCAAACGTCCCCTGCTCTGGCTCGGTGTCGGTGTGCGTATGGCAGATGCTGTGGAAGACGTGCGCAAGATGGTGGATCAGCTAGGCATTCCCGCGTTGGTCACGTGGTCAGCCATTGACCTGCTGCCCTCGGAACATCCATTGATCGTCGGGCGTGCTGGTGCTTATGGCCAGCGTGCGGCCAACCTTATTCTGCAGAACAGCGATTACGTGCTCGCGATCGGCACACGCATGGCGATTTTGCAGGTAGGTTACGAGATCTCTGAATTTGCCCGCGACGCTTCGACCATCACGGTCGTTGATATCGATCCTACGGAACTCAAGAAGTATCCGAGCCGCTTTAATCACAACGTGTGCGCTGATGCGGGCGATTTCATCCGAACCGTTCTCGCCAGCAACCCACCTGCTCCTACAACCGAGCAGACACAATGGGTGCAAAGATGCCAGAACACCTGCCGGAAGTTCCCTTGGATCGGGCCAGAACACGAAGACAAGGAAGGCTTCATCAATTCCTATCCGTTCATGGCCAAGCTGCGTCCGCACTTCAAACCGGACCAGGTGATCGTTACGGACATGGGCACCGCCTTGCTCAGCGGTCATCAGGCGCTTTCCATCACGCCGCCGCAACGGTTGCTCACTTCGCAAGGTCTGGGCGAAATGGGCTTCGGCCTGCCCGGTGCCATCGGTGCTTCATTCGCACTTAATCGCGGTGAGGTCATGTGCCTCAACTGCGATGGCGGCATAATGATGAACCTGCAGGAATTGCAGACCATGGCGCATCATCAGTTGCCCATCAAACTGTTCATCTTCAACAACGACGGTTACCTGATGATCAAGCACACGCAGAAGGCGATCCTCAAAGGCCGTTATTCCGGCACGGACCGCAAATCCGGTGTGAGCTGCCCTGATTTCAGCAAGCTGGCGGCTGTGTTCGGCTTTCCTGCATGGCAGATCCGTACGTGGGAAGATTTCGACAAGGTATTGCCCGAGGTTCAAGCGCATCAAGGCCCGTGCATCGTCGAGGTCTTCATGCATCCGGAACAATATTTTCATCCCAAGCTTTCGCTTGCCGTGCAAAAGGATGGGACATTGGTTTCACCGCCTTTGGAAGATCTTTCTCCTTTGCTTCCTCGTGAAGTGTTGCGCGAAGAGATGATCACCGGTCTCCATCCGAAATCACTGGGGCTGCAACCTTAA